A region from the Triticum urartu cultivar G1812 chromosome 1, Tu2.1, whole genome shotgun sequence genome encodes:
- the LOC125519580 gene encoding myb-related protein 308-like: MGRSPCCEKEHTNKGAWTKEEDQRLIAYIRANGEGCWRSLPKAAGLLRCGKSCRLRWMNYLRPDLKRGNFTDEEDELIIRLHSLLGNKWSLIAGQLPGRTDNEIKNYWNTHIKRKLLSRGMDPHTHRPLTAAIDGTAASRPAHIEVPARAAPPTMFALPTKQPPVDSSSDGSSGATSTGEPRCPDLNLDLSVGPPAADTPTSHPVCLCRHLGLRGGAACSCRQADSPGSQGGGFRYFRPLEEGQYI; this comes from the exons ATGGGGAGGTCGCCGTGCTGCGAGAAGGAGCACACCAACAAGGGGGCGTGGACCAAGGAGGAGGACCAGCGGCTGATCGCCTACATCAGGGCCAACGGCGAGGGCTGCTGGCGCTCGCTGCCCAAGGCGGCGGGCCTGCTGCGGTGCGGCAAGAGCTGCCGCCTCCGCTGGATGAACTACCTCCGCCCCGACCTCAAGCGCGGCAACTTCACCGACGAGGAAGACGAGCTCATCATCCGCCTCCACAGCCTCCTCGGCAACAA GTGGTCGCTGATCGCCGGCCAGCTGCCGGGCCGGACGGACAACGAGATCAAGAACTACTGGAACACGCACATCAAGCGCAAGCTCCTCTCCCGCGGCATGGACCCCCACACGCACCGCCCGCTCACGGCCGCCATCGACGGTACCGCGGCGTCCCGCCCGGCACACATAGAGGTGCCGGCGAGGGCAGCGCCGCCCACAATGTTCGCCCTGCCGACAAAGCAGCCTCCCGTGGATTCCTCCTCCGACGGCAGCAGCGGCGCGACGAGCACGGGGGAGCCGCGATGCCCCGACCTGAACCTGGACCTGTCGGTAGGCCCGCCGGCGGCCGACACGCCGACCTCGCACCCCGTCTGCCTCTGCCGCCACCTCGGCCTCCGAGGCGGGGCGGCGTGCAGCTGCCGCCAGGCCGACAGCCCGGGCTCCCAGGGCGGCGGGTTCAGATATTTCAGGCCGCTGGAGGAAGGCCAGTACATATGA